The genomic region GTTGGGGTCGACCCAGGCGATGGTCTTGCCTTCCAGGTCGGCGATGGTGTCGTAGCCCGAGTCCTTGCGGACGATGATCGCGCTCCAGTAGAAGGCGTTGCCGAAGCGGACGCTCTTGAGCAGCACCTTGGCGCCGGCCTCGCGCGAGGCGATTACGTAGCCGTCGGGCGGGAAGAAGGCGAAGTCGAGGTTGCCCGAGCGCATGGCCTCGACCAGGCCGCGGTACTCGGTGGGGAGGAAGACCTCCACCTCCACCGCGCCGCCGAGCTGGTCTTCGATGAAGTCGGCGATCGCCTGCGCCGCCTGGCTGAGCTGGTCGGAGTTCTGGGTGGGGTTGAAGCCGATGCGAACCTTGAGCGCGCTCTGCGCCATCACGCCGGTGAGGCCCAAGAGGACCAGGAGCAAGACCCATATTCTTTTCATAGCGCCTAACTTTACCACGCCCGCCGGGGGGAGACGGTCACTCGGGTGGGAATTGCCCGCGGAGAAACCGCGTGGGCTACGCAAAACCTGAGGGTTTACTGGACAGAAGTATTAATTCTTAATATTATACATTTTGAACGTCGGGGTTGTCATAAGCCTGGCCCGGAGAGGAAGTGCTGCTCGCTCGATGACGTTGAACTTTGGCCGCGTGGCCTACGCCTACGACCGAACCCGCTACCATCCGCCCGAGGTTTCGGGGCGGATCGCCACCGCCATCATCGCGCCGGTGGAGGACCGCTTCCGTGAGCCGGTCTTCCTCGAGCTGGGCGTGGGTACCGGCCGCGTGGGCGTGCCCATCATCGCGCGCGGGCACAAGTTCGTGGGCGTGGACGTGAGCCCGGCGATGCTCGAGGTGATGCGCTACAAGATCGCCGGGGTGGCACGCAAGGTGCGCCTGGTCGAGGCCGACGCGCGCAGCCTGCCCTTCGCCAAGGACAGCTTCCACGCGGTCATCGGGGTGCACCTTTGGCACCTGATCCCCGACTGGCAGCGGGCCTTGCTCGAGGCGCTCAGGGTCCTGGCGCCCGGGGGCGTGCTCTACGAGGGCTGGGACGTCTCCACCGGTCCCAGCGAGGACTGGAGCATCCAGGAACGCTGGCGGGAGCTGCTGGCCGAGATGGGGTACGAGCTCAAGCGCGGGGCGCACACACGCCGGCTCGACGAGGTAGAGCGGGCGCTGGAGCAGCTGGGGCTCGAGCCCCAGACCCAGGCCGTGGCCGAGTGGGTC from Oceanithermus desulfurans harbors:
- a CDS encoding class I SAM-dependent methyltransferase, with the translated sequence MTLNFGRVAYAYDRTRYHPPEVSGRIATAIIAPVEDRFREPVFLELGVGTGRVGVPIIARGHKFVGVDVSPAMLEVMRYKIAGVARKVRLVEADARSLPFAKDSFHAVIGVHLWHLIPDWQRALLEALRVLAPGGVLYEGWDVSTGPSEDWSIQERWRELLAEMGYELKRGAHTRRLDEVERALEQLGLEPQTQAVAEWVEERTPRQTMEILEERLYSYTWQVPPEVFRPSIERLWTWVRETYPDLDQTYPIPWKFMLRSTRLPE